A window of Calonectris borealis chromosome 3, bCalBor7.hap1.2, whole genome shotgun sequence contains these coding sequences:
- the GTF3C2 gene encoding general transcription factor 3C polypeptide 2 isoform X1, giving the protein MASSAARGPRCRERSRRGRSGRGSAPAGRSRSRSRAREGEPRALRELSPLGDLDALGHTEEGVEPTKSQNTAVRNQKPKSSPGDPNGQAPVETEAHGEPSRTSENGSVLPPKAPGKRGRKPKTEMLLLKLSQDLECPTPEPICVQKMLGSSETAQGLETPPGGRPKRRAAKVALLYLQELAEELTSVYQPPAPTEGAQEPEPELEHIQKKRRSRRRKEEETDSDDPARDADFVPSKEVLLQAEEEEGSDAPLSEVSEPELESLRGHGGKTSSAGRSKPQCRGLAPNGFHNSIMAPVEKCSSLTCSLRDQKYSQWEFPDWIPLAHKWTCLSESEAAPYLPAEEKSPFFSIQREGIEDDGVLYRVNRFNSLQPHEERLDVSFFVGGPVWAMEWCPSPEGSAASQYVALYCHGSMEETHSVAGLHGGPALLQLWGLGTLQQEQGSADKAGLAYAIAADHGCVWDMKFCPSGAWELPTTARKHPQMSRLGLLAVAFSDGKVVLYSLPHPGALQRSKRTQVKDGSFHKHVICKVQCIATLQVGSIQAGNASECGQCFSLSWMPSKPHHHVAGGFYDGTVAIWNLLTKSLLQCVRQSDGSLKLYPFRCFLAHDHAVRSIEWCKADSNFLVTAGSDRKIKFWDLRRLYEPINSIKRFLSTEVAWLLPYNGVTVAQDNCYASYGLCGIHYIDAGYLGFKAYFVAPRKGTVWSISGSDWLNTVAAGDITGELVAAVLPDLAVNPLNVKRSSDRRFPVYKADLLPCSPAGSEGSEQALLKTRLYSEMVTKSYIRFRDTDLDCCACSAPAQGMLPITVPPLHSAASRTSPAGSPCAGCTRRR; this is encoded by the exons ATGGCGTCCAGCGCCGCCCGCGGGCCGCGCTGCCGGGAGCGGAGCCGCCGGGGCCGCTCGGGACGGGGATCGGCGCCCGCCGGCCGCAGCCGGAGCCGCAGCCGGGCGCGGGAGGGCGAGCCCCGAGCGCTCC GGGAGCTGTCACCGCTTGGAGATCTGGATGCTTTGGGCCACACTGAGGAGGGAGTAGAACCTACCAAGTCCCAGAATACAGCTGTCcgaaaccaaaaaccaaaaagtagTCCTGGTGACCCCAATGGCCAAGCCCCTGTGGAGACTGAGGCTCATGGCGAGCCCTCGAGGACTTCAGAGAACGGGTCTGTGCTGCCCCCGAAGGCACCTGGGAAGCGCGGGCGGAAACCCAAgacagagatgctgctgctgaaactGTCTCAGGACCTGGAGTGCCCGACCCCGGAGCCCATCTGTGTACAGAAGATGCTGGGGAGCAGCGAGACGGCGCAAGGCCTGGAGACCCCCCCTGGCGGGCGCCCCAAGAGGCGAGCAGCCAAAGT GGCTTTGCTGTAcctgcaggagctggcagaggagctgacATCAGTGTACCAGCCTCCGGCTCCCACTGAGGGTGCCCAGGAGCCAGAGCCAGAGCTTGAGCATATCCAGAAGAAGCGTCGGAGCCGgcggaggaaggaggaggaaacagaTAGTGATGATCCTGCGCGAGATGCTGATTTTGTGCCCTCGAAGGAGGTGTTGCTGcaagcggaggaggaggaggggagcgacgCACCACTCAGTGAGGTGTCAGAGCCAGAGCTGGAGTCGCTCCGAGGACACGGTGGGAAGACGTCATCTGCAGGG AGATCCAAGCCCCAGTGCCGAGGCCTCGCTCCCAACGGCTTCCACAACTCCATCATGGCCCCAGTGGAGAAGTGCTCCAGCCTCACCTGCAGCCT GCGGGATCAGAAGTACTCGCAGTGGGAGTTTCCCGACTGGATCCCTTTGGCACACAAGTGGACGTGTCTCTCTGAAAG CGAAGCTGCCCCATACCTGCCAGCAGAGGAGAAGtctcccttcttctccatccAGCGGGAGGGCATCGAAGACGACGGTGTCTTGTACAGGGTAAACAG GTTCAACTCCCTGCAGCCCCATGAGGAGCGCCTGGACGTGTCCTTCTTTGTGGGTGGCCCTGTGTGGGCAATGGAGTGGTGCCCATCCCCGGAGGGCTCTGCGGCCTCTCAGTACGTGGCTCTCTACTGCCACGGGAGCATGGAGGAGACACACAGCGTGGCTGGGCTCCACGGGGGCCCTGCGCTCCTGCAGCTCTGGGGCCTGGGcacgctgcagcaggagcaggg CTCTGCCGACAAAGCCGGGCTGGCCTACGCCATCGCTGCCGATCACGGCTGCGTCTGGGACATGAAGTTCTGCCCCAGCGGTGCCTGGGAGCTGCCTACCACTGCCAGGAAG CACCCGCAGATGAGCCGGCTGGGCCTCCTGGCTGTGGCCTTCTCGGACGGCAAGGTGGTGCTGTACTCCCTCCCGCACCCCGGGGCCCTGCAGCGCTCCAAGAGAACCCAGGTAAAAG ATGGGTCCTTCCACAAGCACGTTATCTGCAAG GTGCAGTGTATTGCCACGCTGCAGGTGGGCTCTATCCAGGCAGGGAATGCATCTGAGTGCGGCCAGTGCTTTAGCCTCTCCTGGATGCCATCCAAGCCCCATCATCACGTTGCAGGTGGTTTTTATGACG GCACTGTGGCCATCTGGAACCTGCTCACCAAGTCCCTGCTGCAGTGTGTGCGCCAGTCCGATGGCTCCCTCAAGCTCTACCCTTTCCGGTGCTTTCTAGCCCATGACCACGCAGTCCGGAGCATCGAGTGGTGCAAGGCCGACAG CAACTTCCTGGTCACGGCAGGGAGCGACCGTAAGATCAAGTTCTGGGACCTGCGGCGGCTCTATGAGCCCATCAACAGCATCAAGCGGTTCCTCAGCACTGAGGTGGCCTGGCTGCTGCCCTACAATGGGGTCACCGTGGCCCAGGACAACTGCTACGCCTC TTACGGTCTCTGTGGGATCCACTACATTGATGCCGGGTACTTGGGCTTCAAGGCTTATTTTGTGGCCCCTCGCAAGGGGACCGTGTGG AGCATATCTGGCTCGGACTGGCTGAACACGGTGGCTGCAGGAGACATCACCGGCGAGCTGGTGGCTGCGGTGCTGCCCGACCTAGCCGTCAACCCCCTCAACGTCAAGCGGTCCTCGGACCGCAGATTT CCGGTCTACAAAGCCGatctgctgccctgcagccctgccggGTCGGAGGGCAGCGAGCAGGCGCTGCTGAAGACCAGGCTCTATAGCGAGATGGTGACCAAGAGCTACATCCGATTCCGGGACACGGACCTG